The genomic DNA ACTGGATTTCTGATGTCGTTAACTGCAAATCAGCCGCCTCGGCCACGGCATCCAAATGATGTTGCTTAGTCGCACCAACAATTGGCGCCGTCACTCGTTGCTGCAACCAAGCGAGATTAATGGCCGCCATTGAGACATGGTGTTGATGCGCCAATTCTTCAACGCGGTCAATAATCAGTTTATCCAGCTCGCTAGTTGCTTGATATTTCGTCTCAGCAAACGCATCCTGCTTGCGACGAGTCGTCTCGGTCCCAAAAGGATGTGCCAAACGACCACTGGCTAACGGACTATACGGTGTCGTTGCCAAACCGTTCTCATGGGCAAAACTGAACAATTCCCGTTCGTCCTCTCGATAAATCAAATTATAATGACTCTGAATTGAGACAAACTGCGGATAGTCGTTGCGTGCAGCAAGCGCGTTAATCTGTGCAATTTGCCAAGCATAGGCGTTAGAAATTCCAATATAGCGCACTTTGCCAGCCTGAACGGCGTCGTTTAATCCCGCCATAATCTCAGCCATCGGCGTTAACCAGTCCCAGATATGATAAATATATAAATCAACATAGTCTGTCTGTAGATTCTGGAGACTCTGATCGAGAGACCGCAAGACGTGTTCACGACCACTGACATGAGCTTCGATCTCTTGGGTCGTCCGATTCGTGAACTTGGTCGCTAACACCACTTGATCACGCTGAAATTGCTTTAACCCTTGTCCTAAGACGCGTTCACTCGCACCTGCTTGATAGACTGGCGCCGTATCAAAAAAGTTGATCCCCAGTGCCACTGCGCGCTGAAGGACTTGGTCCGCCTGTGTTTGGCCGACCGCCCATGAGCGCTGATTAACATCCGTGCCAGTGCCCGCACCAAACCCCATGCAGCCAAGTGCGACTGACGAGACTTTCAAATCGGATGTTCCTAATTGCCGATATTGCATTACATCACAACTCCCTTCATTACCTCATTACAACCCTTATTAAACCGCGATTCGTTGAAAGAGTACAATACCTAGTTCAAATAATTAATTATAACCATTTCGTATAGATAACTCCTATTCAGTCATTTTAGGAATCAATACCAGTAATTAGTTACCGCGCATTATTTTCAACCCGCCTGACAACAGACAACTGTGGCGGCCGTATTTTAGGTGCTGGTCCAAACACGGACAAACACTACAGATCATGACCATGCCAGGACCTGCTGGAGTGTAGCAATCAACTTTAGTAGCGATTAACTTTAAGTAAGCCATCGATGAAACGATTTTGTAGGCGCCATCACGATTTGGCTCGCCCACCCCGCTCAAATTCAATTTGCAAATACAAAACCGACCGCACTGGAAGTTAGACCTTTTCCAGAACAGTCGGTTATCATTAACTGATTAAACAGTCGTAGTATCGTCAATGACAACACTACGACAATGCTTATTTCAGTTTTACCTTAATTTTTAACTTTTTAGGTGCTTGGCGGCGT from Lactiplantibacillus paraplantarum includes the following:
- a CDS encoding aldo/keto reductase is translated as MQYRQLGTSDLKVSSVALGCMGFGAGTGTDVNQRSWAVGQTQADQVLQRAVALGINFFDTAPVYQAGASERVLGQGLKQFQRDQVVLATKFTNRTTQEIEAHVSGREHVLRSLDQSLQNLQTDYVDLYIYHIWDWLTPMAEIMAGLNDAVQAGKVRYIGISNAYAWQIAQINALAARNDYPQFVSIQSHYNLIYREDERELFSFAHENGLATTPYSPLASGRLAHPFGTETTRRKQDAFAETKYQATSELDKLIIDRVEELAHQHHVSMAAINLAWLQQRVTAPIVGATKQHHLDAVAEAADLQLTTSEIQYLEETYQPHDLEGVMALNRSRTNNWNQYAGQ